The sequence below is a genomic window from Granulicatella elegans.
AATTCTGGTGAAATCCATGAAGCGAATTCCATTGCTATATCACTATGAGCAAATGTACCTCCATATCTTCCAGACTTTGAAATTATGCCAATAGCATTTGTAGAATCAATCCATTTTTGTGGTGTCATTGTAAATCTATTAAGTCCTGCCTCATTTCTAAACGTGTCGAATTGCACACGGTTAAAATTTGCATTGTTCAGAATTTCCCATAGTCCGATAAATTCCAACGTATTTCTGTTTCTCATCCAGTTCTGAATAACAAACCTCGGATCATCAGTATTTTTATACTTAGCAATATCCGTTAGACTTATATAGTCGTTTTTAAAGTCTTCAGTATAAATTTGAATAGCAAAACCTTTTGCTTCAATCATCTCTTTTTTCACCCTAGACATATGAGTTCCTCCTTTATGCTGATGTACTGTTTACAACATTTATTTTCATAATAACTGCTCTAAACAGCACACCAACGATTCATTTTTTTGATTTTAAACTTTGGTAGAAGTCTTGAACTCCATGTATTTACATAACCATTTGCCTCTATCACTATTATGACTGATGAATCAATTAGTTCCTAAGCTTCAACAACGAGAACACCTTCTATGCCAGCTGGAATTTCACTTTCTATCTTCCCCTGACTAAATAATGCTGCACCTCCCCTGGCTATACCTTGACTATTTTGGTCTAGACAATATGAGTTGACATATAGTATATTATTCCCACATTTCTCCGCTTGTTCAGCATATTCGTGTTTCATACTTTCATTCCATTCTTGAGAGTCAAAATCTGTATATACTGGCCAAAGAACTATATCAGAGTCCAAATTCTTCATTTGAATGCAGTTGTCTTCATACCATAGGTCTCCACACAATGCGACTGACACAGTTTTATCTAAATAAGTAAATTGTCCAAATCCTTTACCTTCAACATAATGGAAATCTGCAATTGGCTCTTTCCATCCAATAGAAACACGCCTGAAATTATCTACTGTTTCCCCATTCTTATCTATAGTTAATTGGCTACTATATAGATTATCTTCATCTTTTTCAATATATCCAAAAGAAACTGATACCCTATTAATTTCACACATAGCTCTAATATCATTTATTAATTCTGAATCTTGGTGCACAGCTATATTTACATCTTTTGCATAGTCCCAACTTAAGCATTCAAAGCCTTGTAGAAAGCTTTCACCAAACAAAATAAGATCAACTTCAGAAGCATATTTTTCTATTAGAGTCTTTATTTTTTCTACATTATAAGCTGTATCATTTGTTATAAAACCTACTGCTGCTAAAGCTATTTTCATAGAAAGCACCTCCTTTTATTTTTACTAGAGAGTCTGAAATCTAATATCCATCGTTACTATCTGCCGTTGTCACAATTATAACAAGAGACTATTCAGAAAAAATCTTATAGTATTCTCAATACTTTTAGCCACTAAAATTTCTATCTATTCAAGTGGACTGTTAATCAAATTATCGGAAATTTATGCTGTTGGATTTTTTTATATACTTTTCACCATCGTTATATTCTTGTATCATGTGCCATCCTTCAAAATAAAGGCATTAGGCATTTCTCCCACTTTGACAAATCCTAGTTTCTCATAAAGAATCTGTCCTCTTTCATTTCCTGAGAAATAATCCAGTTCGAGTTGAGAAAGATCCCATTCTTTAGCAAAGTCTTCAAGACAAAGGAGCATCTTCTTTCCTATTCCTAAGTTCCAAAATTCTTTCAGAACTGTAACAGCAACATTTCCTCTATGACGCATTTTCATTTTTTTGATCTTGAAATCTGAGCACTTGCAATCAATCTTCCATCAAACTCAGCTATAATCATAAGAATATCTTCAGATTCATTAAAACTTTTTATCATCTTTTCTTCCTGTTCAACAGTCAAAGTTATTTCTTCTGGATAAGAGTATAAAAAATTAGATTCTCCAATAACGATTTTCAAATATTCAATAGTTTTTGAAGCGTTTTAAATATTTTTTCAAAAACCTTTTTATAGACATCGTCAATATTGTGGTCAAAATCCGACAAAGCATCTCTTACATTCTTTATATCAAAATCATTGCCCTTATCTAACCAAGTAGAAAAAAGATTATCATAGGCAATAAAATATCCCAATGTCTCCCTTACGAGCTTTGCATACTGGAAATCAGTTTCATCAATCTTTTTGATTTCTTCGTCACTCAACTTTTCTTTGCGAAACAATTCGAGTTCACGATCCGATAAATATGTATAAAATATAAAACCAAGAATAAAATCCATATACTCATTTGCTTCTATTTTGGAACGCATCTGATTTGCAGACTCCCAACTTGTCGATGCAAGTTGGTGCTTGTTCATAAATCAATCCTCCTATAACGCCATGTTTGACGTGTCTTTTATTCGTCAGCCGCTCTGCCACTACGGGCTCATTCCTCTAACTCAGAATACTTAAACTTTCATACTTTTCCGATTTTACGTCTTAGAATATCTTTTCCTTTGCGTATCAAATCACGAATAGTAGCGGGTTTAACTTCAAGGAACTCTGCAGCCTCATTTATCCCTATCAAATTTTCTTTTTTGATTATTGCACTCATAGAAATCTCCTTTTACATGACTCTGTTCTGCATATAATACTTCACTGAACATTATACCCGTTCGATATTAAGTTTTCGATGG
It includes:
- a CDS encoding type I restriction-modification system subunit M N-terminal domain-containing protein; the encoded protein is MNKHQLASTSWESANQMRSKIEANEYMDFILGFIFYTYLSDRELELFRKEKLSDEEIKKIDETDFQYAKLVRETLGYFIAYDNLFSTWLDKGNDFDIKNVRDALSDFDHNIDDVYKKVFEKIFKTLQKLLNI
- a CDS encoding helix-turn-helix domain-containing protein, translated to MSAIIKKENLIGINEAAEFLEVKPATIRDLIRKGKDILRRKIGKV
- a CDS encoding carbon-nitrogen hydrolase family protein, translating into MKIALAAVGFITNDTAYNVEKIKTLIEKYASEVDLILFGESFLQGFECLSWDYAKDVNIAVHQDSELINDIRAMCEINRVSVSFGYIEKDEDNLYSSQLTIDKNGETVDNFRRVSIGWKEPIADFHYVEGKGFGQFTYLDKTVSVALCGDLWYEDNCIQMKNLDSDIVLWPVYTDFDSQEWNESMKHEYAEQAEKCGNNILYVNSYCLDQNSQGIARGGAALFSQGKIESEIPAGIEGVLVVEA
- a CDS encoding GNAT family N-acetyltransferase, which translates into the protein MKMRHRGNVAVTVLKEFWNLGIGKKMLLCLEDFAKEWDLSQLELDYFSGNERGQILYEKLGFVKVGEMPNAFILKDGT